From a region of the Gossypium raimondii isolate GPD5lz chromosome 10, ASM2569854v1, whole genome shotgun sequence genome:
- the LOC128031933 gene encoding ankyrin repeat-containing protein BDA1-like isoform X1, translating into MDQSFRTISPTEDVSELYKLIQRDGNVLRRFDEVEFIETPLHVAADEGCIGFAMEMMKLKPSFARKLNQQGLSPIHLALEKGHKEMVLRFLQMDKDLVRVTGKNGETPLHYICKVGNHDILLKTFLKACPDCIRDVTTENRSALHIAAENKRLDVLQILIRMLKKRDCYREEVNRKDEDGNTALHIAARNNQTQMLKLLLSSKADKYATNQSDLTALGVAEQHNNKESIRILRGRFIPGVSNIKSKWEKQIAKYVEKVSSMIFDDLDNISSDDRNALLVVLGLLLTGTYQATLSPPGGVWQGDNSSCGKKSRKPGTSVLDQPFFLLFYIPTYVVFMVTFFLTLALLKPFPHGFKKTIQVLLAFFAICFDQSVSFLTPTEFAFKVMQVFTLLFFVLTLVMFYGDRVSKQSVAILACFLSPSRFEYGEVIPTMVHPVVLRLAIGCWLFLFVKYDFWEGTIIVIGYCSYYIMEDVFAGAFKFGIPEMAFYLIPLGCWFFLYLCRFCFKQC; encoded by the exons ATGGACCAAAGTTTCAGAACAATTTCTCCTACGGAAGACGTCagtgaattgtataaattgattCAAAGAGATGGAAATGTTTTGAGGCGCTTCGATGAAGTGGAGTTTATCGAGACTCCTTTACATGTAGCTGCAGATGAAGGGTGCATCGGGTTCGCAATGGAGATGATGAAGCTGAAGCCGTCATTTGCTAGGAAGCTAAACCAACAAGGTTTGAGCCCCATTCACCTTGCATTGGAAAAGGGGCATAAAGAGATGGTGCTTCGTTTCCTACAAATGGATAAAGATCTTGTTCGTGTCACAGGGAAGAATGGTGAGACTCCATTGCACTACATTTGTAAAGTTGGAAACCATGATATTCTGCTGAAAACATTTTTGAAGGCTTGTCCTGATTGTATCCGAGATGTTACAACTGAGAATCGCAGTGCTTTGCATATTGCAGCGGAAAACAAAAGGTTGGATGTTCTTCAGATTTTAATTCGAATGCTTAAGAAGAGGGACTGTTATCGGGAAGAGGTAAATAGAAAGGACGAAGATGGCAACACTGCATTACACATAGCTGCTAGAAATAATCAAACCCAG ATGCTTAAACTACTATTAAGTAGCAAGGCTGACAAGTATGCCACCAATCAATCCGATTTAACCGCACTGGGTGTTGCAGAACAACATAATAACAAAGAAAGCATCAGAATTCTGCGTGGTCGCTTTATTCCAGGAGTTTCAAACATTAAATCTAAGTGGGAGAAACAAATCGCCAAGTATGTGGAAAAAGTATCATCAATGATTTTTGACGATTTGGATAATATATCAAGCGATGACCGCAATGCCTTACTAGTAGTTTTAGGGCTACTTCTAACAGGAACCTACCAAGCCACTCTTAGCCCACCTGGTGGTGTTTGGCAGGGTGACAACAGCTCATGTGGTAAGAAATCAAGAAAACCAGGGACATCAGTACTTGATcaacctttttttcttcttttctatatTCCAACCTATGTTGTGTTCATGGTAACCTTTTTCCTAACACTAGCCCTGCTTAAACCTTTTCCACATGGTTTCAAGAAAACAATTCAAGTACTACTAGCTTTCTTCGCAATATGCTTTGACCAATCAGTTTCTTTCTTAACCCCAactgaatttgcatttaaagtTATGCAAGTATTTACGctattgttttttgttttaacaTTGGTCATGTTTTATGGTGATCGGGTGTCAAAACAAAGTGTCGCAATTTTGGCATGTTTCTTATCTCCTTCACGTTTTGAGTATGGTGAAGTAATTCCTACCATGGTTCACCCAGTAGTTTTAAGATTAGCAATCGGATGCTGGTTATTTCTTTTCGTAAAGTATGATTTCTGGGAAGGAACCATTATAGTTATAGGATATTGTTCATACTATATTATGGAAGACGTCTTTGCTGGAGCATTTAAATTTGGGATACCGGAAATGGCATTCTATCTTATCCCCTTGGGATGTTGGTTTTTTCTTTATCTATGTAGATTTTGCTTCAAACAGTGTTAA
- the LOC128031933 gene encoding ankyrin repeat-containing protein BDA1-like isoform X2, whose product MDQSFRTISPTEDVSELYKLIQRDGNVLRRFDEVEFIETPLHVAADEGCIGFAMEMMKLKPSFARKLNQQGLSPIHLALEKGHKEMVLRFLQMDKDLVRVTGKNAENKRLDVLQILIRMLKKRDCYREEVNRKDEDGNTALHIAARNNQTQMLKLLLSSKADKYATNQSDLTALGVAEQHNNKESIRILRGRFIPGVSNIKSKWEKQIAKYVEKVSSMIFDDLDNISSDDRNALLVVLGLLLTGTYQATLSPPGGVWQGDNSSCGKKSRKPGTSVLDQPFFLLFYIPTYVVFMVTFFLTLALLKPFPHGFKKTIQVLLAFFAICFDQSVSFLTPTEFAFKVMQVFTLLFFVLTLVMFYGDRVSKQSVAILACFLSPSRFEYGEVIPTMVHPVVLRLAIGCWLFLFVKYDFWEGTIIVIGYCSYYIMEDVFAGAFKFGIPEMAFYLIPLGCWFFLYLCRFCFKQC is encoded by the exons ATGGACCAAAGTTTCAGAACAATTTCTCCTACGGAAGACGTCagtgaattgtataaattgattCAAAGAGATGGAAATGTTTTGAGGCGCTTCGATGAAGTGGAGTTTATCGAGACTCCTTTACATGTAGCTGCAGATGAAGGGTGCATCGGGTTCGCAATGGAGATGATGAAGCTGAAGCCGTCATTTGCTAGGAAGCTAAACCAACAAGGTTTGAGCCCCATTCACCTTGCATTGGAAAAGGGGCATAAAGAGATGGTGCTTCGTTTCCTACAAATGGATAAAGATCTTGTTCGTGTCACAGGGAAGAATG CGGAAAACAAAAGGTTGGATGTTCTTCAGATTTTAATTCGAATGCTTAAGAAGAGGGACTGTTATCGGGAAGAGGTAAATAGAAAGGACGAAGATGGCAACACTGCATTACACATAGCTGCTAGAAATAATCAAACCCAG ATGCTTAAACTACTATTAAGTAGCAAGGCTGACAAGTATGCCACCAATCAATCCGATTTAACCGCACTGGGTGTTGCAGAACAACATAATAACAAAGAAAGCATCAGAATTCTGCGTGGTCGCTTTATTCCAGGAGTTTCAAACATTAAATCTAAGTGGGAGAAACAAATCGCCAAGTATGTGGAAAAAGTATCATCAATGATTTTTGACGATTTGGATAATATATCAAGCGATGACCGCAATGCCTTACTAGTAGTTTTAGGGCTACTTCTAACAGGAACCTACCAAGCCACTCTTAGCCCACCTGGTGGTGTTTGGCAGGGTGACAACAGCTCATGTGGTAAGAAATCAAGAAAACCAGGGACATCAGTACTTGATcaacctttttttcttcttttctatatTCCAACCTATGTTGTGTTCATGGTAACCTTTTTCCTAACACTAGCCCTGCTTAAACCTTTTCCACATGGTTTCAAGAAAACAATTCAAGTACTACTAGCTTTCTTCGCAATATGCTTTGACCAATCAGTTTCTTTCTTAACCCCAactgaatttgcatttaaagtTATGCAAGTATTTACGctattgttttttgttttaacaTTGGTCATGTTTTATGGTGATCGGGTGTCAAAACAAAGTGTCGCAATTTTGGCATGTTTCTTATCTCCTTCACGTTTTGAGTATGGTGAAGTAATTCCTACCATGGTTCACCCAGTAGTTTTAAGATTAGCAATCGGATGCTGGTTATTTCTTTTCGTAAAGTATGATTTCTGGGAAGGAACCATTATAGTTATAGGATATTGTTCATACTATATTATGGAAGACGTCTTTGCTGGAGCATTTAAATTTGGGATACCGGAAATGGCATTCTATCTTATCCCCTTGGGATGTTGGTTTTTTCTTTATCTATGTAGATTTTGCTTCAAACAGTGTTAA